One segment of Deltaproteobacteria bacterium DNA contains the following:
- a CDS encoding NFACT family protein, with translation MDLFVIHGIVEELQREIIGAFVTKIYQMNRTDLLFRLRLQGEEKQLLISTHPDFHRLHLTEKKYANPMIPPRFCTYLRKHIMGARLVSISQDSYERIVRIGLKKMMDAGVVRDLVLIAELVGKGSNVLLLDGEKILDCLHFRRSEEGVARPAVPGLIYSPPSSSDRWSPAEVTLERMEEIVAFPQGERWKAMVQKISGISPLLAREIEFLSDGTASAMWEKFCFLFDRYDRCAFEPRIIRLLGEKKVLCPFPMKSLGPAAEEHMTLMNQAADAYYFETTLHRQMADQKQAMARKLRQLLSRLQRRRENLLLDREKFEKELVLKDYGEILLANYPKLKKGMRQIEALDFRQDPPRSILIPLDEAMDPAGNVQRYFKKYKKAKRGLEFARERMEETERDIAYLDSVLFQVEEAEDAEELGAVREELEEARILSVSRKQRMTKEKKEAPSPVRRFRSAEGLEIFCGKHNGGNEYLLRKIARGNDLWFHAQGMPGSHVLLKVGSKEPGFASILEAATIAAYYSRGKNSTRLAVDYTEVKNLRRPKGAKPGFVTYFQQKTALVKPDKEKVEELLAQPLL, from the coding sequence ATGGACCTTTTCGTCATTCACGGCATCGTAGAGGAGTTACAGAGGGAAATCATCGGTGCCTTTGTCACCAAGATCTATCAGATGAACCGCACGGATCTTCTTTTCCGGCTGCGCCTCCAGGGAGAAGAAAAACAGCTTCTTATATCCACCCACCCCGACTTTCATCGTCTGCACCTGACCGAGAAAAAATATGCCAACCCCATGATTCCTCCTCGTTTCTGTACTTATCTCCGCAAGCATATTATGGGGGCCAGATTGGTAAGTATATCCCAGGATTCTTATGAGCGGATCGTTCGTATAGGTCTAAAGAAAATGATGGACGCCGGGGTGGTCCGAGACCTGGTTCTGATCGCCGAGCTGGTGGGCAAGGGGAGCAATGTTTTACTCCTCGACGGAGAAAAAATTCTGGATTGTCTCCACTTCCGCAGAAGCGAGGAAGGGGTAGCTCGGCCTGCGGTCCCTGGCTTGATCTATTCCCCGCCAAGTTCTTCTGATCGTTGGTCCCCGGCCGAAGTAACCTTAGAGAGGATGGAGGAGATCGTTGCTTTTCCCCAAGGGGAGCGCTGGAAAGCCATGGTCCAAAAAATTTCTGGAATCAGCCCCCTCCTGGCCCGCGAAATTGAATTCTTGAGTGACGGGACGGCCTCCGCTATGTGGGAAAAATTTTGTTTCCTCTTCGACCGTTATGACCGGTGCGCTTTCGAGCCCCGGATCATCAGGCTGCTGGGAGAAAAAAAAGTTTTATGCCCCTTTCCCATGAAGAGCCTCGGCCCGGCCGCGGAAGAACATATGACCTTGATGAACCAAGCGGCCGATGCCTATTACTTCGAAACCACCCTGCACCGGCAGATGGCCGACCAGAAGCAGGCCATGGCCAGAAAGCTGCGCCAGCTTCTATCCCGCCTGCAGAGAAGACGGGAAAACTTGTTGCTGGATCGAGAAAAATTTGAGAAGGAACTCGTGCTTAAAGATTACGGAGAAATCCTGTTGGCCAATTACCCCAAACTTAAAAAAGGGATGCGCCAGATTGAAGCCCTGGATTTTCGGCAGGACCCACCCCGTTCGATTCTCATCCCTCTGGACGAAGCCATGGATCCGGCGGGAAACGTACAGCGCTATTTTAAAAAATATAAGAAAGCCAAACGCGGGTTAGAATTTGCCCGCGAGCGGATGGAAGAGACCGAACGGGATATCGCCTACCTGGACTCCGTCTTATTCCAGGTGGAGGAGGCAGAAGATGCTGAAGAATTGGGGGCGGTTCGAGAAGAACTGGAAGAGGCAAGGATATTGAGTGTGTCCAGAAAGCAAAGGATGACCAAAGAGAAAAAAGAAGCCCCCTCTCCCGTACGCCGATTCCGGTCGGCAGAAGGCCTGGAGATCTTCTGTGGGAAACACAACGGAGGAAATGAATATCTCCTGCGCAAGATTGCCCGAGGGAATGACCTCTGGTTTCATGCCCAGGGAATGCCCGGTTCTCACGTTCTCCTAAAAGTTGGCTCCAAGGAACCGGGATTCGCTTCAATCCTGGAAGCAGCCACGATTGCAGCTTATTATAGCCGGGGAAAAAACTCGACGCGCCTTGCCGTGGATTATACGGAGGTTAAAAACTTACGTCGCCCCAAAGGGGCCAAACCCGGTTTCGTAACTTATTTCCAACAGAAAACAGCCTTGGTCAAACCGGATAAAGAAAAAGTTGAGGAACTTTTAGCCCAACCTCTTTTATAG
- a CDS encoding lactate racemase domain-containing protein, with protein MDPLPRIFKIHQKIASPRLADVPKEMTALLDRFGLPGKIKPGERIALTAGSRGIRDKAKILKVIATRLKALGAKPFLVPCMGSHGGATAEGQVEMLKHLGITEEFIGAPIVSSMEVKEIGRTKFGTPVLIDANICAQADKIIVVNRIKPHTDFDFEIESGLNKMMVIGMGKHKGALMAHRLTIKHGFSTMLPEVQPIILKALPFFFGVGIIENQYDQTASLHLLEPQNFWEGEKPLLKKAKEIMPRLPFKQMDILVVDEIGKNISGAGMDPNVTGRLYFIGSPPLKEPKITRIFVRDLTPETEGNAIGIGFAEYTTTRLVKKIDPVPTAINSITGMGPECGRIPIAFDQDREALQAAFDNSGVLDAKDLRLVWIKNTLEMEYLWASEPMFNEAKANPLLEVISGLQDIPFDAAGNMVMAWPTRWAD; from the coding sequence ATGGATCCACTGCCACGTATATTTAAGATTCACCAGAAGATTGCATCCCCGCGGCTGGCTGATGTGCCAAAGGAAATGACTGCCCTCCTCGACCGCTTCGGCTTACCTGGAAAAATAAAGCCTGGAGAGCGCATCGCCCTCACGGCCGGCAGCCGGGGTATCCGTGATAAAGCGAAAATATTAAAGGTCATCGCTACACGCTTAAAAGCTCTGGGGGCCAAACCTTTTCTCGTACCCTGCATGGGCTCCCATGGCGGAGCTACTGCCGAAGGCCAGGTGGAGATGCTTAAACACCTGGGCATCACCGAGGAGTTCATCGGCGCCCCCATTGTTTCTTCCATGGAGGTAAAAGAAATCGGGCGGACGAAATTCGGAACGCCCGTGCTCATCGATGCCAATATCTGTGCGCAGGCGGATAAAATCATTGTGGTCAATCGCATCAAACCCCATACGGATTTTGACTTTGAAATCGAGAGTGGTCTCAACAAAATGATGGTTATTGGCATGGGCAAGCATAAAGGCGCGCTCATGGCCCATCGCCTGACCATCAAACATGGATTTTCTACGATGCTCCCCGAAGTTCAGCCGATTATCCTGAAGGCCCTTCCTTTCTTTTTCGGGGTGGGCATCATCGAGAATCAATATGACCAGACTGCTTCCCTCCATCTTTTGGAGCCCCAGAACTTCTGGGAAGGAGAAAAACCCCTGCTGAAAAAGGCCAAAGAAATCATGCCCCGCCTGCCTTTCAAGCAGATGGATATTTTGGTCGTGGATGAGATCGGGAAGAATATCAGCGGCGCCGGTATGGACCCCAACGTAACCGGGCGACTCTATTTCATAGGCAGCCCCCCGCTCAAAGAACCCAAGATAACCCGCATCTTCGTCCGAGACCTCACTCCCGAGACGGAAGGCAACGCCATCGGCATTGGCTTCGCGGAGTACACTACCACCCGCCTGGTGAAGAAAATTGACCCCGTTCCCACGGCGATCAACTCCATCACCGGCATGGGGCCGGAATGCGGCCGAATTCCCATTGCTTTCGATCAGGATCGCGAAGCTCTGCAGGCTGCTTTCGATAATTCTGGAGTGTTAGATGCCAAAGATTTGCGCCTGGTCTGGATCAAGAACACCCTGGAGATGGAATACCTCTGGGCTTCCGAGCCAATGTTCAATGAAGCTAAGGCCAACCCGCTTCTGGAAGTGATTTCAGGATTGCAGGATATCCCCTTTGACGCCGCAGGGAATATGGTGATGGCATGGCCAACCCGCTGGGCGGATTGA